The window tgattcacgcCTCCTTTCACGTGTGCGTATAATTCCAACAAattgtatcagagcaggttttgctctaaattggtgtaaccaccaatcaagccgggggAATCGTTTTTAGACTTCTTTGTTTTCCGTcttctatttgaattggtaaaactttacctattcaaATAATTTTGTCGTTCGATCTtaacttgaagttggtgcaacacctgtcaagtacttttatatttttttctcaaactctgctaatccaagaccaagtcttggcacctttttttaattttctatctaCAGCTGTGAAATGACCCAAAATAAAGGATACAACACCATTCGCCCCCCACTCTTCAAtggggatgatttcccgtactggaagaagtggatggaggtgtacctgaaaaTGGACTTCGAttagtggttcagcgtcaccaaatGATACAAGGCACCAATGTACAACGCTGGAATTCCAATGAACCCAAAAAATTAGAAtccagaaatgaagaaaaaaacacaaattgacttcaaggccctcaacaaAATCCAGTGTGggctaacaaaagaagagctgaaccgcgtCGAACCTCACCAAAACGCCAAAGAGCTATGAGACAAACTTATAGAACTACACGAGGGGATCATCTACGCAAAGGTAACGAAAAGAGACTtatatctaaataaattatttaatataaaaatgcaggaaggtgagactgccAATCAGCTGCATGCGGggataaaggatatcctcaacggacttcacatCATTGCTCACAAGATGGAGAACAGGGATCTAATCAGGTATGTTCTAAACGTGTTTCCTCGGAATGCATTATGAGCATCCATCGTGAATGCCTATAAAATGTTGaggaatttatcaaaattaaaattagatgaactcttttgtgaattagagctgtACGAATAGATTAACACAAAAaacgagaaaggtattgctcttgttgcaggaaTGTCGAAAGAAAAATCCAGGACCAAGTTGGAACCTGAAGTCAAGTCTAACTCAAAGTCAGACGATGAAGAATACTAGTTGAACTTGGaaagaaagatgttcaccaggagaaagaagaatttcagcaaaaaggacctgtaaaagatcaactccacctccaatGCTAACAGCAAGAATGTGACctactttggatgcaacaagaagggaaaTTACAAGACCGACTGTCCAAATCTGAAGAAAAATAagaccctcaaagcaacgtgggacgaattaTCTGGAGATGAATCAGATGGTGGAGAACCAAAGCACTCCAACTACCTTGCGTTGATGGCCTACGGACCATAATCGGAGAGCGAattggaagacgggtccgaacccgagtCAAGTCACGAGTCCATagtcgtttccgaaggttccaatgAGGTACATTTCAATTTAAGCAAAacgttttttaaaattattgcatttttaaataagaaattaactaacccTGAAAATTCCACAAacaaactaataaaagaaaataacaaacttaatgaacaattaaaatcaagttcaacaactgaaccaattcaagctgaaatcccaactcaagttgcaaaacttgataAGGATAATTTCAgactaaaaaatgaaataattgaactaaaaaattactacaaaaattcaaaactagatccaagtacctcgACATGATACTTAGGTCACAAAGAGCTGTGTATAACAagtccggactcggatacaagtccagctcaaccaacaaatcctttatttctttagttaaccaaaataaaaatcaaattaaggcttgggttccaaaagcgtgcctaACCACACAAGTATaactcaatcaatattatatacataAAGATAAAATCTATtacataaatcaaaataaatcaaatgactctcccttaaattcgaaattaaatcttcaaaaataaatacaaatcaaaggaaaaaccttaagttaattaaacctaatttaaaagaatacagcATAAACACAAGCTATAACCGAGTATGCTACAATTATAAAACAAAtagacataaacccaaaacttgAACCCAAATGTTCAATAATTgagggggagactccaaattaattggcacctccaaaataataacatACCCAGttaggtaattaggactagcctaaatagggacaaaagtttaacttgaccaacagtactggtaaagttttggataatagtaggttAGGGGAACTttgtctatacatgtctaggaagatatgacttcgacctgatgcattttacttagtggaactaattgaagctaccccttactaatcctaactagttagaccaaaatttttttactaagttcagtggatgagactatttggaaaaccttgaaggcatggttactctaatgatgtccaagtgactcaccatagcctagaaatgttgaacccaaagctaaacctgaatctaatataaagttaaaccaaaccctaaaatcaaacttaactcatctcacaaaatcataggattccctgtgGCCAGCCGCGAGTAGGCGACCGCCGCAGGGGCCTGCGGTAGTGGCCAGCTGGCCGCGAGCAGGCCCCTGCGGCATCCGACCGACCGCGAGCAGGCCCCTGCGGTTGCCGGCCAGTCGCGAGCAGGCCCTGCAGCGGCCGTTGTGTGTGTGAAACGGAAGAgacgagggaggaggagaggagcaTACTTGAGTTGTCGGTTGCCGATCGCCGAGATCGGGAGAGGACACGAGGCTGCTGATCACCGAGGACgcggagaggagaggagatcATCGAGAAATTGAGATCTACCAAGAAAGTTTGCGGGGAGAGGAGAGAGAGATCACGTGCCCTAATTTCTAATCGTGTTTATCGACGGAATTCAAATTCCGTCGGAAATTGTCGATAGGATTCAAATTCCGTCGATAATTACCGACGGAAGTCAAATTTCGTCGGTAAATTATATCCCACCCTCCCCCTTCCCCTCAAAAAAATTGTAAATCGTGAATCCCTAAACCTGTAAACCCAAAGGCCCGATTTCCTGACCGAATTTCAAATTCCATTAGTAATTACTGATAGAATTTGACTTTCGTCGTTAATTATTGACAGAAtttgaattccgtcggtaaacgatacccccccccccccctcccaaaaaaaaaaaacctgtgGATCCCTAAACCCATAAATTCAAAGGCCCAATTTGCGGATTGAATAACCCATAAATTCAAAGGCCCAATTTGCGGATTGAATAATAATTTCAGTCGAAGATCAcaactgaattaaattcagtcgaTAATTACTGACTGAAATGATCATTcagtcaaaattttaaattaaattcaattgatATATTTTTGACTGAATTAAAATTAATCGATAGTTATTGACTGAATTATATTCAGTCGGAGATTCCTGTTGTAAAATGCAGTGGACATTTAATTAACACCTCTGTCGCTCTATTTTGGGCCTCCGGCAAATCCTAGAAACGGGTGACATCGGCCATGAACTACTTTGAGACTCAGAGAATAACTAAAAGGTGGAAGAAGTCTTTGTTTTTACGAGTATGTTAGGAATTGATTTCGTCTTATCTTATCACCTTCTAATTAAGTAGCACCCTATCCTAGTTTAAATGATATTATAAAATATGACTCGCGGAGCATGccgattttatatatttatatgttTGGTATGAAAGTCAGTCTCCTCAACTGTTGACTAACTTAATATATAGTTCCACATCCTTCTACAAACTGACGAATAATTAACTCGAATAACCGCATACAGTGCCAGTGCCAGTGCCGGCCAATGGTCAAATGCGGACGTCGCACAGGGCCCAATTTTTTAGTAATTTATTTATAGTTAATAAAGGCTAATAAAATAAGTGgtgtttttcttttctcacaATTGTTTATTCTCCCCGTTCAAAGAAAATCTCCAAAATCCTCACCACCGCTTTAAGCTATCGGTCAAGGGAAAGTAAAAATTGACCACGGTTTTTGATAAAACTTGGCTTGAATTTGGACTATATTTTGGTACTAAAATTATACAGAATATATCCGCAACTCCAAGCTCAACCCATCACCCTCATCGCACGTCTTCGTCGTGTGCATTGTCTCATTTGTTGTTGCATTCTAACCGTTGTGTAACCTAGATGAATGCCTTTTATGAGGCTTTGGGTTGATTCCAAATCTGTTCTATGAGGTGAGAAAAATCTGAGTTCGTTCTTTGATTTTGATTATAAACTTATGAGCTATGGCATGATTATTGATTAGTTTAGTTGTGCAGTGCTATTGTGTAGTTATTGAAGCCTTTAATTTGCTCTAGAAGTTGCCAGTTTCAACACGAACTTTGCGTCAAGGTTGATTGTTTCGAGTTGAACCTTATTTTAACTGTTTCAATTCGAAAGTAGGCTTTTTGGAATTTGGATTGTGAAAATAGATCATCaatgatatttaaaatttttgaaattttgatccAGATTATTTATTCGGAGGATTTTTGCCTGTTTTagtattgaataatttaattttggaGTTTTGATGCATTAGAATTGTTAAATATGATATTTAGAAATTTAATGTATGAGTTTTGAAAGTGAACTGCAAAGTTTAGAAATTTTAGAGGATTCTAAATagttagctatttaaattctaaTTTACCTTTAACGTTAAAGTTAAAATGAGCATTTTATGTCTATAATAAATGGTTGTTTGAgaatttaatttgtttatttttatatagaAAATTGGAATCCATCATACTATAAAGTATCTAATCAGGACTTGATAAGTAGAAAAAAATTGAAGAATTTATTGAGTTTTAGAGAGAGGCGATTGACAAATTTATTATCAAAAATCAAGAAATCCGTTACTTCAAGATTTGGTTAatgaagaggaaaaaaaataaaataattataataaattacaCAAAGGTTTAGTAGTTGAAAATGATGTAAAGGAAGATATGAATGAGCTTGAAGGCAATGAAAGTAGTGATgacttagattttaaaattaattattttgaaagtGATGATAATATTATTAATGTAGTGAATGAAGAACCAAGTTCATTAATTACACTTGACATTTTGATCTAGCACGTACGAGAATTTAGATTTAAAGTGGAAGGACCATTTATTGAAAAAAAATCATGTAAGGGATGTATTAATAGGAAAAAATCTCAAAGATGGATCAAATAGATGATGATGATCTTCATATTTCTTTACTCACTCAAATTTTGTCAAATGGTCAAAATACAATAGAGATTATTTGATCTAGTCAAAAGTACTTGataaagaaatttattttttttgcaagTTATTTAAAAGGGGGCCTCAACCAAATCATCTAGTAAATGAGAGATACTGTGATTAAGGACATCTTAGTAGtaaacttaaagaacatgagataAATATTGAGTATTTCAATTATTATGTTAGCATAATCTGAGTTGCGTATCAAGTTAGTGAAGAGTACAATAATTAATCATGCTATTCAATATCAAATCAAGAAGGTaaaagagtattggaggaaggtATTGCACCGATTAATTTTACTTGTGAGCTTTTTGACAAAATAAAACAAGGTATTTTGTGATAGTAACAAGAAACtttatgataataataataatagaaatttTTTGACTGCTATTCAGATGATTAATGGGACTAAATGATGAAAGAGCATCTTGAGAAAAATACACATCATCGTTATATTtactataaaatttaaaatgaattaatatGTTTGTTAATTCTAGAATTCTATTCTTAAAGagcctgttttttttttttttccaccgGACTGTTTAACGTCTAGGACCGGCCTTGGCCCCACGTCCCCGTAGTTGATTCCGCCCCCTCCGCGTTTTAGTTAATCTAATTCTCTTTAATTAACACCAACTCCACTGTTCCGGTCAAACTGCAGCTTCTTAATTAATTAAGCAGGAAGTTTCCTCCACTAAGATGATTCATTCCATAAATAATGGGGGCTCTCCCTTAATTTCCTCACATGATCCATCAAGTAACTAACGAAATGGAGAAGGCGGGCGATTCTCAGCCGTCTTCATCAGAGCCCGTTTCGCCAACTAGTAAAGAGATGATGAAGGAGGTGAAGAGTTCTCACTCGTCTTtcagaaataattaattaaatcttaaaattctCTCCGACCTAATTTCTGAAACCATGTAGCTAGCTAGCGTATTTGATCATGTATATATCGTGGCTCGTGGGCAAGGAATCCGCATAGCTGCTGCGCTTACTTAATTATTTCGGGGATTGACAGTAGTTTATTTGACAGTAGCGATCTAGCTAGTTttgtttaattaaattagattccTGATAACCCTAGCTAGCTAGCTACTTTTGTTAATTATATTTTCTTGCAGCAGCGGCAGCAGAGAGTCCTGAAAGTTGAGGCTGAATCTTCGGAAAACTGTTTGGAAAAGATAAAAGGCGTCTTAGAAAAGCTTCGAGGTATATACGACTGATCCCTTGCTTAAATATATATACAATTAATCTGTATTCTGTTATTAATTATTATCATGCAATGGACATTTAATTAAGACCTCTCTCTCTGCTTTAATTGGCAACTTGATGTATTATTTGAAGAAACGAGTGACATCGACACATGGCGTGAAGAGAGAGATGGGACGGTGATGGTCTGGGGTTACTTTGATCCTGAGAAGCTTAaaataaagttagaaaatgagGCCGGCGATGCGATCATGTCAATTACAGACCCAACTAAGAGCGTTCACAGCGGCAGAGATGGGACGGTAATAGAGCACTTAGAAAATCAGGATGTCTTGGATCAACCGCAAGGGTTGCCTGAGAAGCGAGTTAGCGAAGTAGTTGCTGATAGTGGTAAAAAAACAACGGAGTCCAAGCAAAGCAGACCGTGGAATCGACGGGGGTCTCGCAGGTAATGGAGAAgttagaaatttatttatttgattattaaatttgataaaataaataaataaataaatttatttatttatttatttattttaatttatttaatattaattttgttCATTTAATTCATTTTCAGTGATAAGTTGGCGTCGTATGAGTACGCTGGTCCGGACTGTGCAGCCAGAATCCCTGCGATGTTTGTTCGCGATGTCAGGGATCTCGAAATTCTACCGAATGGTGAAtggagaaggaagaccaaagaaaAAAGTGGGTGCTGTTGTTGTATATTGTAATGCTGAAGTTATAAATGACAATTAGAATCGGATCAGCAGGATATATTTTTGTAAgttattatcaaaaatattttaataatatttttaacaaagtTTGAGCTTTGATTGTTTATATATTATCAagcttttaatttgaatttatttgattCCTTGacacttttatattttaaaatttagttggtTAAGGGACTCGATATTTAAAGCTCATTTATTCTTTGAGAGTATATTCATGAATATGATTTACCAGTTTTGTTTTTGGAGATTATTCACATATAATTCACAATCTATCTTTATGAAATTATCTTCATG is drawn from Zingiber officinale cultivar Zhangliang chromosome 1B, Zo_v1.1, whole genome shotgun sequence and contains these coding sequences:
- the LOC121983443 gene encoding uncharacterized protein LOC121983443 isoform X2, with the translated sequence MIHQVTNEMEKAGDSQPSSSEPVSPTSKEMMKERQQRVLKVEAESSENCLEKIKGVLEKLRETSDIDTWREERDGTVMVWGYFDPEKLKIKLENEAGDAIMSITDPTKSVHSGRDGTVIEHLENQDVLDQPQGLPEKRVSEVVADSGKKTTESKQSRPWNRRGSRSDKLASYEYAGPDCAARIPAMFVRDVRDLEILPNGEWRRKTKEKSGCCCCIL
- the LOC121983443 gene encoding uncharacterized protein LOC121983443 isoform X1 → MIHQVTNEMEKAGDSQPSSSEPVSPTSKEMMKEQRQQRVLKVEAESSENCLEKIKGVLEKLRETSDIDTWREERDGTVMVWGYFDPEKLKIKLENEAGDAIMSITDPTKSVHSGRDGTVIEHLENQDVLDQPQGLPEKRVSEVVADSGKKTTESKQSRPWNRRGSRSDKLASYEYAGPDCAARIPAMFVRDVRDLEILPNGEWRRKTKEKSGCCCCIL